The following proteins are encoded in a genomic region of Mycolicibacterium rutilum:
- a CDS encoding Fic family protein: MTSDPLAPLAQLPGVAEAAEEAREALGRAHRHRANLRGWPANAAEAALRAARASSVLDGGALQLSDGSVPGSPDAVLAGALRVSEAVEGGETTLVGVWRRAPLQALARLHALAAADLADDDQLGRPRVDPETSQRLTLLADIVTAKSSVPAPVLAAVVHGELLTLAPFGTADGLVARAAARLVTITSGLDPHGLGVPEVYWMRQSGDYRAAARGFASGTADGLTAWILLSCRALHAGAREALSIAQDAG; this comes from the coding sequence GTGACCTCCGATCCGCTGGCGCCGCTGGCGCAACTGCCCGGCGTCGCCGAGGCGGCAGAGGAGGCGCGCGAGGCGCTGGGACGGGCGCACCGGCACCGCGCGAACCTGCGCGGTTGGCCGGCGAACGCGGCGGAGGCGGCGTTGCGTGCGGCCAGGGCGTCGTCGGTGCTCGACGGCGGTGCGCTGCAGCTGTCCGACGGGTCCGTCCCAGGCAGCCCGGACGCCGTGCTGGCCGGCGCGCTGCGCGTGTCGGAGGCGGTGGAGGGCGGCGAGACGACGCTGGTCGGTGTGTGGCGGCGGGCGCCGCTGCAGGCGCTGGCCCGGTTGCACGCGCTGGCGGCCGCCGACCTCGCCGACGACGACCAGTTGGGTCGCCCGCGCGTCGATCCCGAGACGAGTCAGCGGCTGACGCTGCTGGCCGACATCGTCACCGCGAAGTCGTCGGTGCCCGCGCCGGTGTTGGCCGCCGTCGTGCACGGCGAACTGCTCACGCTCGCACCGTTCGGCACCGCCGACGGGCTGGTGGCCCGCGCCGCGGCGCGGTTGGTGACGATCACCAGCGGGCTCGACCCGCACGGCCTCGGAGTGCCGGAGGTGTACTGGATGCGGCAGTCCGGCGACTATCGCGCCGCCGCGCGGGGCTTCGCGTCGGGAACCGCCGACGGGCTGACGGCGTGGATCCTGTTGAGCTGCCGGGCGTTGCACGCCGGCGCGCGCGAGGCGTTGTCGATCGCGCAAGACGCCGGCTGA
- a CDS encoding HAD-IB family hydrolase, whose translation MSRTASYADAVTGAESPTTPSDAPQTPATADPPIRTAAFFDLDKTVIAKSSTLAFSKPFFDQGLINRRAVLKSTYAQFLFLMSGADHDQMDRMRSYVTTMCTGWDVEQVKSIVGETLHDIVNPLVFAEAAELIADHKLCGRDVVVVSASGEEIVAPIARALGATHAMATRMVVEDGKYTGEIAFYCYGENKVAAIRELAAREGYALEHCYAYSDSVTDIPMLEAVGHPAVVNPDRALRKEAATRGWPVLNFSRPVSLRDRIPAPSGAAVATTAAVGVSALAAGALTFSLLRRFAF comes from the coding sequence ATGTCACGCACCGCCTCCTATGCTGACGCTGTGACCGGAGCCGAGTCCCCGACGACGCCGTCGGATGCACCGCAAACACCCGCGACGGCGGATCCGCCGATCCGCACGGCGGCCTTCTTCGATTTGGATAAAACGGTGATTGCCAAATCGAGCACTTTGGCTTTCAGCAAACCCTTCTTCGATCAGGGGCTAATCAATCGCCGCGCAGTGCTCAAGTCCACTTACGCACAATTTCTGTTTCTCATGTCGGGCGCCGACCACGATCAGATGGACCGGATGCGGTCCTACGTCACCACCATGTGCACGGGCTGGGACGTCGAGCAGGTGAAGTCGATCGTCGGAGAGACGTTGCACGACATCGTCAATCCCTTGGTGTTCGCCGAGGCCGCCGAGTTGATCGCCGACCACAAGTTATGCGGCCGTGACGTGGTCGTCGTGTCCGCCTCCGGCGAGGAGATCGTGGCGCCGATCGCGCGGGCACTGGGCGCCACCCATGCGATGGCCACCCGGATGGTCGTCGAGGACGGCAAGTACACCGGCGAGATCGCGTTCTACTGCTACGGCGAGAACAAGGTCGCCGCGATCCGGGAACTGGCCGCCCGCGAGGGCTACGCGCTCGAACACTGCTACGCCTACTCCGACTCGGTCACCGACATCCCGATGCTCGAGGCGGTCGGCCACCCCGCCGTGGTAAACCCCGACCGCGCGTTACGCAAAGAGGCGGCGACCCGCGGTTGGCCGGTGCTGAACTTCTCCCGGCCGGTCTCGCTGCGGGACCGGATCCCGGCCCCGTCGGGCGCGGCCGTGGCAACCACCGCGGCCGTCGGCGTGAGCGCGCTGGCGGCCGGCGCGTTGACCTTTTCGCTGTTGCGGCGCTTCGCTTTCTAG